In the Gymnodinialimonas sp. 202GB13-11 genome, one interval contains:
- a CDS encoding AEC family transporter: MNLALTVLEITAPVFLLGAAGFGWVRLGYDYPTEFVTRLAMTLAVPCLIFTALVSADIDAGAVLSLGLATALAYGVAAVLVLGLLRLIGRNLRAFSAPLTFGNTGNLGLPLALFAFGDQGLGLAVVVFAIMAIVMFTFGLWMVAGAANPLRVLKEPILWASVLGVVFLSLDLTPPEVAMNALGLMGQMGIPLMLLTLGAAVARLKPAGVVQALGLSLAKLAIGLAAAIVAVWALGLTGLPAAVLILQMVTPVGVTSYLLAERYKQEPEAVAGLVVISTLLAIATLPVTLSFLLAN, translated from the coding sequence GTGAACCTTGCCCTAACAGTGCTTGAGATCACGGCGCCTGTGTTCCTTCTGGGCGCGGCTGGCTTTGGCTGGGTGCGGTTGGGTTATGACTATCCGACCGAGTTCGTGACACGCCTTGCGATGACGTTAGCAGTACCCTGCCTGATCTTCACGGCTTTGGTTTCGGCGGATATCGATGCGGGCGCGGTCCTGTCGCTTGGGTTGGCCACAGCGCTCGCCTACGGGGTCGCGGCGGTGCTGGTGCTGGGCCTTTTGCGGCTGATCGGTCGTAACCTGCGCGCCTTCTCTGCCCCGCTCACGTTCGGCAATACCGGCAACCTCGGCCTGCCGCTTGCCCTCTTCGCATTTGGCGATCAGGGGCTTGGCCTGGCCGTCGTTGTCTTCGCCATCATGGCTATTGTGATGTTCACGTTTGGTCTGTGGATGGTGGCAGGGGCCGCCAACCCGTTGCGCGTTTTGAAAGAGCCGATCCTTTGGGCATCCGTTCTTGGCGTCGTTTTCCTGTCGCTCGATCTGACTCCGCCCGAGGTTGCGATGAATGCGCTGGGTCTGATGGGGCAAATGGGCATTCCCCTGATGCTGCTGACCCTTGGTGCGGCGGTCGCTCGGCTGAAACCCGCCGGCGTGGTACAGGCACTTGGCCTTTCTCTGGCCAAGCTGGCAATCGGGCTTGCGGCGGCCATTGTGGCTGTGTGGGCGCTTGGCCTGACAGGTCTGCCCGCCGCCGTCCTGATCCTGCAAATGGTCACGCCTGTTGGGGTCACGTCCTACCTGCTGGCCGAACGCTACAAGCAGGAGCCTGAGGCGGTCGCCGGCCTTGTCGTGATCTCCACCCTGCTCGCCATTGCCACGCTGCCGGTCACATTGTCGTTTCTGCTCGCCAACTGA
- a CDS encoding lytic transglycosylase, whose product MYRRTFTVGLVALVSACGSREFESPRNLDDACALLRERPNYGRAMRRTERRWNVPVHVQMAIIHQESRFDGDIRPPFRYALGVIPMGRQSSAIGYSQALDGTWEEYQEAEGRPRARRTDIDDATDFMGWYMNLTLERNNIPLDDTRRQYLAYHEGHTGYARGSYNSKPWLLDVARRVEERAEMYRQQLERC is encoded by the coding sequence ATGTACAGACGAACATTTACGGTGGGCCTTGTGGCCCTTGTCAGCGCGTGTGGATCGCGCGAATTCGAATCTCCCCGCAATCTGGATGATGCCTGCGCGCTACTGCGCGAACGGCCCAATTACGGGCGAGCCATGCGTCGAACGGAACGGCGCTGGAATGTGCCGGTGCATGTGCAGATGGCGATTATTCATCAAGAAAGCCGGTTTGATGGCGATATCCGCCCGCCCTTTCGCTACGCGCTTGGTGTGATCCCGATGGGTCGCCAAAGCTCGGCCATTGGCTACAGCCAGGCACTGGATGGGACGTGGGAAGAGTATCAGGAGGCCGAGGGTCGGCCCCGTGCGCGCCGCACCGATATCGACGATGCCACGGATTTCATGGGCTGGTACATGAACCTGACGCTGGAGCGGAACAACATCCCGCTCGATGACACGCGCCGCCAGTACCTCGCGTATCACGAAGGCCATACCGGCTATGCACGCGGGTCGTACAATTCAAAGCCTTGGCTTCTGGATGTCGCCCGGCGCGTCGAAGAACGCGCCGAGATGTATCGCCAACAGCTTGAGCGCTGTTAA
- a CDS encoding phospholipid-binding protein MlaC, whose translation MPNNLLKFRRRAFLSTALAGTTLPFLPRQAQALNAAQAQALVDAAVADVNRVIASGGSEAQVLPQMERIFQTYADVPTIARSVLGPPARSASRAQMRAFTDAFQDYFSAKYGRRFREFIGGSIEVNSTRAVRSFFEVITTVNMRGEAPFELRWLVSDGSGSPRFFNLIIAGVNLMISERTEIGAMLEARGGSIDALTQHLRTLA comes from the coding sequence ATGCCCAATAACCTGCTCAAATTCCGCCGCCGCGCCTTTCTGTCCACCGCCCTTGCCGGGACGACCTTGCCGTTCCTGCCACGTCAGGCGCAGGCCCTGAATGCCGCCCAAGCGCAGGCTCTGGTCGATGCCGCCGTGGCCGATGTGAACCGCGTGATCGCTTCTGGCGGGTCAGAGGCGCAGGTCTTGCCGCAGATGGAGCGGATATTTCAGACCTACGCAGACGTGCCCACCATCGCACGTTCGGTTCTTGGACCGCCCGCACGCAGCGCAAGCCGCGCCCAGATGCGTGCCTTCACAGACGCATTCCAAGACTACTTCTCCGCCAAATACGGCCGCCGCTTCCGCGAATTCATCGGTGGTTCCATCGAAGTGAATTCCACCCGTGCCGTGCGCTCATTCTTTGAGGTCATTACGACCGTAAACATGCGTGGAGAGGCCCCGTTCGAATTGCGGTGGCTGGTGTCGGACGGTTCAGGCAGCCCGCGCTTTTTCAACCTGATCATCGCGGGCGTGAACCTGATGATCTCGGAGCGGACAGAGATTGGTGCGATGTTGGAGGCCCGCGGCGGATCCATCGACGCGCTGACGCAGCACCTGCGTACGCTCGCCTGA
- a CDS encoding YbhB/YbcL family Raf kinase inhibitor-like protein → MPRGFAYLAVCLAFAGPLYADGAFTLTSPDIVEGERIDDAFIYDGFGCTGGNTSPAFAWSDAPEGTESFAFTVFDPDAPRDGGWWHWLAFDIPADVMSLEQGAGSDDGTMPAGTVQSMTDFGETGYDGSCPPQGQDHRYEFTVYALGVASLGLADAASPADVQAAIEENALGSSRITATYGR, encoded by the coding sequence GGGCCGCTTTATGCGGATGGCGCCTTCACCCTGACCAGCCCCGACATTGTGGAAGGAGAGCGCATTGACGACGCATTCATCTACGACGGGTTCGGCTGCACCGGGGGCAATACCTCCCCCGCCTTTGCATGGAGCGATGCGCCAGAGGGCACGGAAAGCTTCGCGTTCACCGTCTTCGATCCAGACGCCCCGCGGGACGGCGGGTGGTGGCATTGGCTGGCCTTCGACATTCCAGCGGATGTCATGTCGCTGGAACAAGGCGCGGGTTCGGATGATGGCACGATGCCAGCCGGAACCGTACAAAGCATGACGGACTTCGGAGAGACGGGCTATGATGGCTCTTGCCCGCCGCAAGGCCAAGATCATCGTTATGAATTCACCGTCTACGCGCTGGGCGTGGCCTCCCTTGGACTGGCGGATGCGGCAAGCCCGGCAGACGTGCAGGCGGCTATAGAGGAAAATGCCCTTGGCTCGTCCCGTATCACGGCAACCTACGGGCGATAG
- the hspQ gene encoding heat shock protein HspQ yields MLETHAKYNIGQVVRHRKHPFRGVVFDIDAEFSNTDEWYEAIPEEARPRKEQPFYHLLAENDQTYYVAYVSEQNLIPDETGEPVGHPDLPDLFGDFQDGHYPLEYQLN; encoded by the coding sequence ATGCTTGAGACACACGCCAAATACAATATCGGCCAGGTGGTTCGGCACCGGAAACACCCCTTTCGTGGGGTGGTTTTCGACATCGACGCCGAATTTTCGAATACCGATGAGTGGTACGAAGCGATTCCCGAAGAGGCGCGCCCTCGGAAGGAACAGCCGTTCTATCACCTGCTGGCCGAGAATGATCAGACCTACTACGTGGCCTATGTGTCCGAACAGAACCTGATCCCGGACGAAACCGGAGAGCCCGTGGGCCACCCCGATTTGCCGGATCTGTTTGGTGATTTTCAGGACGGGCATTACCCGCTGGAATATCAGCTGAACTGA
- a CDS encoding outer membrane lipoprotein carrier protein LolA, whose product MPITRRALLGATAAATSASLLGVRAAHANAIPLGQLSNYLNGIQTAQSPFTQINSDGSVSTGTVFIHRPGRVRFEYDGEDLLVMAGGSQVAIFDGRASGPPEQYPLSETPLRIILQRNVNLGQSGMVSEHSFDGTSTRVVARDPERPNIGSITLVFTPNPIELRQWIITDEGGQRTTVVLGGLETGGSIPARYFAIQQEINARAG is encoded by the coding sequence ATGCCGATCACACGACGCGCCCTGCTGGGTGCCACCGCCGCCGCAACCTCTGCCTCGCTTCTGGGCGTGCGGGCGGCCCACGCAAACGCCATTCCGCTCGGGCAATTGTCCAACTACCTGAATGGTATTCAGACGGCGCAAAGCCCGTTTACCCAAATCAACTCGGACGGCTCTGTTTCGACCGGTACCGTGTTCATTCACCGCCCGGGCCGCGTGCGCTTCGAGTATGACGGCGAAGATCTATTGGTGATGGCCGGCGGCAGCCAGGTAGCGATCTTCGATGGCCGCGCCTCGGGCCCGCCTGAGCAATATCCGCTGAGTGAGACACCCTTGCGCATCATCCTGCAGCGCAACGTGAACCTTGGCCAATCGGGCATGGTCAGCGAGCATTCGTTCGATGGCACATCAACGCGCGTGGTGGCCCGCGACCCGGAGCGTCCGAATATCGGCTCCATCACGTTGGTCTTCACGCCGAACCCGATTGAGCTGCGCCAGTGGATTATCACTGATGAAGGCGGCCAGCGCACAACGGTCGTGTTGGGCGGGTTAGAGACAGGCGGCTCAATCCCCGCCCGCTACTTCGCAATCCAGCAAGAAATCAACGCACGCGCCGGTTAA
- a CDS encoding VacJ family lipoprotein, which yields MGVLALTLLITACGPATLPPGDQVEDQYEARNRAAHEFNLSLDQSLLGPTSDAYGNSVPEPVRDGVSNFASNLNQPGYVINNLLQLRLGDAAQNTLRFAINSTLGVAGLFDVASELGVPAESTDFGETLHIYGFGEGDYIVHPVLGPSTTRDTVGMVVDFAMNPLRHHVDTPESYYLTATSVASGLDSRYQFDGTIDSILYESADSYAQLRSLYLQQRRFELGGAAATYEDPYAGDDPAAAAEAVAADPYYDPYSDPYFDPYAQ from the coding sequence ATGGGCGTCCTGGCGCTGACGTTGCTGATCACCGCATGCGGCCCCGCGACTTTGCCGCCAGGTGATCAGGTCGAAGATCAGTATGAGGCCCGCAACCGCGCGGCCCACGAATTCAACCTGTCGCTGGATCAGTCCTTGCTGGGGCCAACGTCGGACGCCTATGGCAATTCCGTACCCGAGCCTGTGCGCGACGGCGTATCGAATTTTGCGTCCAACCTGAACCAGCCCGGCTATGTGATTAACAATCTGCTGCAACTTCGCTTGGGCGATGCGGCGCAGAACACGCTGCGGTTTGCAATCAATTCGACGCTTGGTGTGGCAGGCCTGTTCGATGTTGCGTCTGAGCTAGGCGTGCCCGCCGAGTCGACAGATTTCGGTGAGACACTACACATCTACGGCTTCGGGGAGGGCGACTACATCGTGCACCCGGTGCTTGGTCCGTCCACCACGCGCGACACGGTGGGCATGGTTGTCGACTTCGCCATGAACCCGCTGCGCCACCATGTGGATACGCCCGAAAGCTACTACCTCACCGCGACCTCCGTCGCCTCAGGCCTCGACAGCCGCTACCAGTTCGATGGCACCATCGACTCGATCCTGTACGAGTCAGCGGACAGCTATGCACAACTCCGTTCCCTCTACCTGCAACAACGCCGGTTTGAACTTGGCGGAGCGGCTGCCACCTACGAAGACCCGTACGCCGGGGATGACCCAGCAGCCGCGGCAGAAGCCGTTGCCGCCGATCCCTATTATGACCCTTACTCGGACCCGTATTTTGATCCCTATGCCCAATAA